In Spirosoma aureum, a single genomic region encodes these proteins:
- a CDS encoding MGH1-like glycoside hydrolase domain-containing protein, producing the protein MQKRLTVCVLLLGCQFLSGLAWAQDFILKPDTFKPYVTAFDSTDEELYKQLIPNAKAWEFLAQNIPLFECPDKQLEQTYYFRWWTYRKHLKRTPAGYIITEFLPDVSWAGKHNSINCPAGHHFYEGRWLRDDTYLKEYARFWFRSGASPRSYSSWVTDAISSFAKVHSDTTFLTDLLPDLLTDFTEWEKMRLDSTGMFWQTDNRDGMEISVSGALGTKSQGYRATINSYMFGNAKALVTIARMAGNKTVADEYTRKAATIRQQILGKLWDEKAKFFKVIPRGTGTLARAEVRELHGFTPWYFSIPDEKHAVAWAQLTDEDGFWAPYGPTTTEQRHPGFKISYEGHECQWNGPSWPFATAITLTSLANLLNDYKQNVVDKRDFWKLLLAYSRSQQRILRDGDRVPWIDENLNPYTGDWISRTRLSTMETGSWSEKKGGRERGKDYNHSTFCDHIIAGLVGIRPQHGNQLVINPLLPDNTWDYFCLDRVLYHGKTLTILYDKTGMKYGKGIGLRVFVNGIEKATATSLQRITTTI; encoded by the coding sequence ATGCAAAAACGATTGACTGTTTGTGTCCTTTTACTGGGCTGTCAATTTCTGAGCGGACTGGCTTGGGCACAGGATTTTATCCTGAAACCCGATACGTTTAAACCGTACGTAACAGCCTTTGATAGTACCGACGAGGAGTTGTATAAACAATTGATTCCCAATGCGAAAGCCTGGGAGTTCCTTGCGCAGAATATTCCGTTATTCGAATGCCCGGATAAGCAACTGGAACAGACGTATTACTTCCGCTGGTGGACGTACCGAAAGCACCTTAAACGGACGCCCGCGGGCTACATCATCACCGAGTTTTTACCGGATGTTTCCTGGGCTGGAAAGCATAATTCCATAAATTGTCCGGCGGGGCATCATTTTTACGAAGGCCGCTGGCTACGGGATGATACGTATTTGAAAGAGTACGCCCGTTTTTGGTTCCGGTCGGGGGCCAGTCCACGTTCGTATAGTTCGTGGGTGACTGATGCGATTAGTTCATTTGCCAAGGTGCATTCCGACACGACATTTCTGACGGATCTGCTACCAGACCTCCTGACCGATTTTACCGAGTGGGAAAAGATGCGGCTGGATTCGACGGGTATGTTCTGGCAAACGGACAATCGGGATGGGATGGAAATTTCTGTGTCTGGAGCTTTAGGCACCAAATCACAGGGCTACCGGGCTACGATCAATAGCTACATGTTCGGGAATGCCAAAGCTCTGGTAACCATTGCGCGTATGGCGGGTAATAAAACCGTTGCGGATGAGTATACTCGAAAAGCAGCCACGATCCGCCAGCAGATTCTGGGTAAATTGTGGGACGAAAAAGCCAAATTTTTCAAAGTTATTCCGCGGGGAACCGGTACATTAGCCCGAGCCGAAGTTCGGGAATTGCATGGATTTACTCCCTGGTATTTTTCAATTCCCGACGAAAAACATGCCGTTGCCTGGGCACAATTAACCGATGAAGATGGGTTCTGGGCACCCTACGGACCAACTACAACGGAGCAGCGGCATCCTGGTTTTAAAATCTCGTACGAGGGGCATGAATGTCAGTGGAATGGCCCGAGCTGGCCTTTCGCTACTGCCATAACCCTCACGTCCTTAGCCAACTTACTGAACGATTACAAGCAGAATGTAGTGGACAAGCGCGATTTCTGGAAACTGCTGCTCGCTTATAGCCGTTCGCAGCAACGCATTTTGCGAGATGGAGATCGGGTGCCGTGGATCGATGAAAATCTAAATCCCTACACGGGTGACTGGATTTCACGTACCCGATTATCGACGATGGAAACCGGTTCCTGGTCTGAAAAAAAAGGCGGTCGGGAACGTGGTAAAGACTATAATCATTCGACATTTTGCGACCATATTATAGCCGGCCTCGTTGGCATACGTCCGCAACACGGAAATCAGCTTGTTATCAACCCGCTTCTACCCGATAACACCTGGGATTATTTTTGTCTAGATCGGGTACTGTATCACGGAAAAACGCTGACCATTCTGTACGATAAAACCGGAATGAAATACGGAAAAGGAATCGGTCTTCGCGTTTTTGTGAATGGTATAGAAAAGGCCACTGCTACTTCTTTACAAAGAATTACCACCACCATTTGA